The following are encoded in a window of Candidatus Microthrix parvicella Bio17-1 genomic DNA:
- the serC gene encoding phosphoserine transaminase → MTNAPPPTIPDDLRPSDGRFGAGPSKVRPEAMEALAATGSTLMGTSHRQLPVKFLVGELRNGLAELLCLPDGYEILLGNGGTTAFWDAATFGLISERSHHLSFGEFSSKFATAARIAPHLGEPSVAQAVAGSAPAIEAVEGVDLYALTHNETSTGVAIELSRPGAADDGALVAVDATSAAGGIRFDASQVDVYYFAPQKCLAADGGLWLAACSPAAIERIETLSASRWAPEFLNLGTALDNSRKDQTYNTPALATLMLANEQVQWILSNGGLPFSAGRSADSASRLYGWADAHELATPFVTDEALRSPVIGTIDFADSVDAAQVAAILRANDIVDTEPYRKLGRNQLRVAMFPAIEPSDVSALCACIDWTLETLT, encoded by the coding sequence GTGACCAATGCTCCTCCACCCACCATCCCCGACGACCTCCGACCCTCCGACGGCCGCTTCGGTGCGGGCCCGTCCAAGGTTCGGCCCGAGGCCATGGAGGCGCTGGCCGCCACCGGATCAACGCTGATGGGCACCAGCCACCGCCAGCTACCAGTGAAGTTCCTGGTCGGTGAGCTGCGCAACGGTCTGGCCGAACTGCTCTGCCTGCCCGATGGGTACGAGATCCTGCTCGGCAACGGCGGCACAACGGCATTCTGGGATGCGGCCACCTTCGGGCTCATCTCCGAGCGCAGCCATCACCTGAGCTTCGGCGAGTTCAGCTCAAAGTTCGCCACCGCAGCCCGCATTGCCCCACATCTGGGCGAGCCATCGGTTGCCCAGGCCGTGGCGGGCTCGGCACCGGCGATCGAAGCGGTCGAGGGCGTCGACCTGTATGCCCTCACCCACAACGAGACCTCAACCGGCGTCGCCATCGAGCTCTCGCGTCCCGGCGCTGCTGACGATGGCGCCCTGGTTGCGGTGGACGCCACCTCTGCGGCCGGCGGTATTCGCTTCGACGCCTCCCAGGTTGACGTCTATTACTTCGCCCCTCAGAAGTGTCTGGCGGCCGACGGTGGACTCTGGCTGGCGGCGTGCTCCCCCGCCGCGATCGAACGTATCGAGACCTTGTCAGCCAGCCGCTGGGCTCCGGAATTTCTCAACCTGGGCACAGCGCTCGACAACTCACGCAAGGACCAGACCTACAACACACCTGCGTTGGCAACCCTGATGTTGGCGAACGAACAGGTGCAGTGGATTCTGAGCAACGGCGGATTGCCGTTCTCGGCCGGACGCAGTGCGGACTCCGCATCCAGACTCTACGGCTGGGCCGACGCCCACGAGTTGGCCACTCCGTTCGTCACCGACGAAGCGCTGCGGTCACCGGTGATCGGCACCATCGACTTCGCAGACTCGGTCGACGCCGCACAGGTTGCAGCCATCCTCCGCGCCAACGACATCGTCGACACCGAGCCGTACCGAAAGCTGGGCCGTAACCAACTTCGCGTTGCCATGTTTCCAGCCATCGAGCCAAGCGACGTGTCTGCGCTGTGCGCCTGTATCGACTGGACCCTCGAGACCCTGACGTAG
- a CDS encoding MBL fold metallo-hydrolase, with translation MRLTVLGSSGTFAGPDDACSGYLVEHDGFRLLMDAGPGTLSNLQQHVPLDRLDAVLLSHAHPDHWTELPTLCNAFRFVLGRDDLPVIGPQEVLTCLEEAFGAPVSPTFALEEAADGDEFDLGPIELRCSATDHPGNTLAFHMSAGEAAIAYSADTGPGWSFKEFNAPITLGVCEASYLDDADTGGLHLSAAQAGNMARDADVPFLSVTHIVPGQDRTAIEAAAADAFGSEVHMATPHLRFEL, from the coding sequence ATGCGTCTCACAGTGCTTGGATCATCCGGCACGTTTGCCGGTCCGGACGACGCATGCTCCGGCTATCTGGTCGAGCACGACGGTTTTCGGCTGCTCATGGATGCGGGCCCCGGCACGCTGTCAAACCTGCAGCAACACGTTCCACTCGATCGGTTGGACGCCGTCCTCTTGTCACACGCCCACCCCGACCATTGGACGGAACTTCCCACTCTGTGCAATGCCTTCAGGTTCGTCTTGGGGCGTGACGACCTTCCGGTCATCGGTCCGCAAGAGGTGCTCACCTGCCTGGAGGAGGCGTTCGGTGCCCCGGTGAGTCCGACGTTTGCGCTCGAAGAGGCCGCAGATGGCGACGAGTTCGACCTGGGTCCCATCGAGCTGCGCTGTTCGGCCACCGATCATCCCGGCAACACCCTGGCTTTTCACATGTCGGCGGGCGAGGCCGCAATCGCCTATTCGGCCGACACCGGGCCGGGGTGGAGCTTCAAAGAGTTCAACGCCCCGATCACGCTCGGTGTCTGCGAAGCGTCGTACCTGGATGATGCCGACACCGGCGGACTCCACCTCTCGGCGGCACAAGCCGGCAACATGGCCCGCGACGCCGACGTGCCATTTCTTTCGGTCACCCATATCGTGCCCGGACAGGATCGCACCGCCATCGAGGCCGCAGCCGCCGACGCCTTCGGCAGCGAGGTCCACATGGCCACCCCCCACCTTCGATTTGAACTGTGA
- a CDS encoding prolyl oligopeptidase family serine peptidase: MADGALFWSEGRAAEGGRVAIVRWAPEDGAVDVVPADADVRTRVNEYGGGAWRVAPGVLYASARSDGRVWAFPFGPRGALSAPQPVTAACPSDATIRYADLQLTPDGGTLLCVRERPVPGAEALQELVAIRLSDGAVNILAAGSSFVADPRVSVDGSMLCWLAWSHPDMPWDASALWVADLSANAAGLLDIDDPRVVAGGRMAPENRGGPVSVSDAAWGDDGALWFASDGLNGYWNAMVCPPGDARPGSARPVDPGPWELAQPHWVFGRTRLAPLPGGGLLCARRLGGRDHLTLLPSHASPAGLGEAVAVRLSSRDGAGRASVDVPASVGLDVAPELTQVETFAVGDGPGGGRVVAAVVMGADVAPHVRWWTVDELVAAIGGSPGPEGRAATPTDAPPGRAPAGRLMAGFGVPSGQADLAPEWISVPQHLSFPIEHPGADAAVENTHALYYPPRNPDVGEPNEPPPLVVRIHGGPTAAAEWRYRPDVQFWTTRGFAVADVNYRGSTGYGRPYRDALKGRWGIVDVADCVTVADGLAAAGLADPERLFIRGGSAGGFTALAAVAFHDTFAAAASSYGVADLALLAAETHKFESRYLDSLVGLYPQEAERYRARSPLFHVDGIDVPVLVLQGSDDPVVPPSQADALVAALRERGVRVEERRYEGEAHGWRRADTIVDALDTELEFFRSI; this comes from the coding sequence GTGGCCGATGGTGCCCTGTTCTGGTCGGAAGGTCGAGCTGCTGAGGGCGGCAGGGTGGCCATCGTTCGTTGGGCCCCGGAGGATGGCGCCGTCGACGTGGTGCCGGCCGACGCGGACGTTCGCACCCGTGTGAACGAGTACGGCGGCGGTGCATGGCGCGTGGCGCCCGGCGTGCTGTACGCCTCAGCGCGGTCTGACGGACGAGTCTGGGCATTCCCGTTTGGCCCACGGGGCGCTCTGAGCGCCCCGCAGCCGGTGACGGCGGCTTGTCCGTCAGACGCCACCATCCGATATGCCGACTTGCAGCTCACCCCGGACGGCGGGACGCTTCTGTGCGTTCGGGAACGGCCGGTGCCCGGCGCCGAGGCGCTGCAGGAGTTGGTGGCGATCCGGCTGTCGGACGGCGCAGTAAACATCCTGGCCGCCGGGTCCAGCTTCGTCGCCGACCCCCGGGTGTCGGTCGACGGCTCGATGCTGTGCTGGCTGGCGTGGAGTCATCCAGACATGCCATGGGACGCTTCGGCATTGTGGGTGGCCGACCTGTCGGCCAATGCCGCCGGGCTGTTGGACATCGACGATCCGCGGGTGGTTGCAGGCGGCCGCATGGCCCCCGAGAACCGGGGTGGTCCGGTTTCGGTGTCCGACGCGGCCTGGGGTGACGATGGGGCGCTGTGGTTCGCCTCCGATGGCCTCAACGGTTACTGGAACGCCATGGTGTGCCCGCCGGGTGACGCTCGACCCGGCTCGGCTCGGCCGGTGGACCCCGGGCCTTGGGAGTTGGCCCAGCCTCATTGGGTGTTTGGCCGGACCCGTCTGGCCCCACTTCCCGGTGGTGGTCTGCTGTGCGCCCGACGCCTCGGTGGTCGGGACCACTTGACCCTGCTTCCTTCGCACGCGTCCCCAGCAGGTCTGGGCGAGGCGGTCGCCGTCCGGTTGAGCAGCCGGGACGGAGCGGGCCGGGCGAGTGTGGACGTCCCAGCCTCCGTCGGGTTGGACGTGGCGCCTGAGCTCACCCAGGTGGAGACGTTCGCAGTGGGTGATGGCCCCGGCGGCGGACGTGTGGTGGCGGCCGTGGTGATGGGGGCGGACGTTGCGCCGCATGTGCGGTGGTGGACCGTCGACGAGTTGGTGGCCGCGATCGGAGGCTCACCTGGTCCCGAGGGCCGCGCTGCCACCCCGACCGACGCACCGCCCGGCCGTGCACCGGCGGGGCGGCTGATGGCCGGGTTCGGTGTGCCCAGCGGCCAGGCGGACCTGGCTCCCGAGTGGATCTCGGTTCCGCAGCACCTGAGTTTCCCCATCGAGCATCCGGGGGCCGACGCAGCGGTCGAGAACACCCACGCGCTGTACTACCCGCCCCGTAACCCAGACGTCGGCGAGCCGAATGAGCCGCCGCCGCTGGTGGTCCGCATCCACGGGGGCCCAACGGCCGCAGCCGAGTGGCGTTACCGCCCGGACGTGCAGTTTTGGACCACCAGGGGTTTCGCCGTCGCCGACGTGAACTACCGCGGATCCACCGGATACGGCCGCCCTTACCGGGATGCGCTGAAGGGTCGTTGGGGCATCGTCGATGTGGCCGATTGCGTCACGGTGGCCGATGGTCTCGCTGCGGCAGGTCTGGCCGATCCGGAGCGGTTGTTTATCCGGGGTGGGTCGGCAGGGGGGTTCACGGCACTGGCTGCGGTTGCATTCCACGACACCTTCGCTGCGGCGGCCTCCAGCTACGGGGTGGCGGATCTGGCCTTGCTGGCCGCCGAGACCCACAAGTTTGAGAGTCGCTACCTGGACTCGCTGGTGGGCCTGTACCCGCAGGAGGCGGAGCGATACCGGGCCCGTTCGCCGCTCTTTCACGTGGATGGCATCGACGTGCCGGTGCTGGTGCTGCAGGGCAGCGACGACCCGGTGGTTCCCCCCAGCCAGGCGGACGCGCTGGTGGCCGCACTTCGTGAACGTGGAGTGCGGGTGGAGGAGCGTCGCTACGAGGGGGAGGCTCATGGTTGGCGCCGAGCCGACACCATCGTCGACGCGCTCGACACCGAGTTGGAGTTCTTCCGGTCCATCTGA
- a CDS encoding carboxymuconolactone decarboxylase family protein, with translation MGRLRQVPLDEVNDPRVAATYRYIFGDKDPVAEPGTATGSPGDWWTTFAASPDVFAHNLAGFALYRDPERKLDPILRELGQTRAGWLRASNFVYSQHRKSCRGLGMTEAKIDAICAWELSDEFSPTERAVLAYTDGLVGDHGRVPDAVFTELQRHLNDEEIVEFTYITAWYAMHADISKALRLEWDDVADPVAEMDGGDGAVDVIEPGFGGGRFRRHGPTLGTPAPQTEADASASETPGS, from the coding sequence ATGGGGAGACTGCGCCAGGTACCGCTGGATGAGGTGAACGACCCAAGGGTCGCCGCAACATACCGATACATCTTTGGAGACAAGGACCCTGTCGCTGAGCCCGGAACCGCCACGGGATCGCCTGGGGACTGGTGGACCACCTTCGCCGCATCACCCGACGTGTTCGCGCACAATCTTGCCGGATTTGCGTTGTATCGCGATCCCGAACGGAAGCTGGACCCCATCCTTCGTGAACTCGGGCAGACCCGCGCCGGCTGGCTCCGGGCCAGCAACTTCGTGTACAGCCAGCATCGCAAATCATGTCGCGGGTTGGGCATGACCGAGGCAAAGATCGACGCCATCTGCGCCTGGGAACTGTCGGACGAGTTCTCCCCCACTGAGCGGGCGGTGTTGGCCTACACCGACGGCCTGGTGGGCGATCACGGGCGGGTGCCCGACGCGGTGTTCACCGAGTTGCAGCGGCACCTGAACGACGAGGAGATCGTCGAGTTCACCTACATCACCGCCTGGTATGCCATGCACGCTGACATCTCCAAGGCGTTGCGCCTGGAGTGGGACGACGTCGCTGACCCGGTGGCCGAGATGGATGGAGGTGACGGCGCGGTGGACGTGATCGAGCCCGGTTTTGGCGGCGGCCGGTTTCGCAGGCACGGCCCCACCTTGGGCACACCGGCACCACAGACGGAAGCGGACGCGTCGGCTTCGGAGACGCCCGGATCGTGA
- a CDS encoding NUDIX hydrolase, translated as MTVEDVAGRRTAPSARYQPVLGTLGFVWDQAADQVLLIHRTRRPDRKHNGLGGKLEPNEDIVTGMARELHEEAAIVPTAMRLRGTISWPGFEGPGGDDWFGFLFLITRWTGEIPDSNDEGELSWVPRSRLMAWCDPATRADSGLDLHEGDTHFLPLLFDDDPRPFHALMPWEQGRPIGWSVTRL; from the coding sequence GTGACCGTCGAGGACGTTGCTGGTCGAAGGACGGCGCCGTCGGCTCGCTACCAACCGGTGTTGGGCACGCTCGGCTTCGTGTGGGATCAGGCCGCCGACCAGGTGCTGCTCATCCATCGCACCAGGCGGCCTGATCGTAAGCACAACGGGTTGGGCGGCAAGTTGGAGCCCAACGAGGACATCGTCACCGGAATGGCACGGGAACTCCACGAGGAGGCCGCAATCGTGCCGACCGCCATGCGGCTTCGGGGCACCATCTCGTGGCCCGGGTTCGAAGGGCCTGGCGGCGACGATTGGTTTGGATTCCTGTTTCTCATCACCCGCTGGACCGGCGAGATACCCGACAGCAACGACGAAGGTGAGTTGTCCTGGGTGCCCCGCAGCCGTCTGATGGCCTGGTGCGATCCGGCCACACGGGCCGACAGCGGCCTCGACCTCCACGAAGGTGACACCCACTTTCTGCCGCTGCTGTTCGACGACGATCCCCGGCCGTTCCACGCCCTGATGCCCTGGGAGCAAGGGCGCCCCATCGGCTGGTCGGTCACCAGGCTGTAG
- a CDS encoding pyridoxal phosphate-dependent aminotransferase, which produces MTNSRVSALIGGIAPSATLAVDAKAKALRASGESVIGFGAGEPDFPTPEAVVQVAVEAASDPRWHHYSPVAGHPDLREAIAQKTARDSGYEVKPSQVLVTNGGKQAVYQTLLTLLDPGDEAIIPAPYWTTYPEPVRLAGATPVYIETTESTGFRVTVEQLEAARTERTKLLIFVSPSNPTGAVYPREQIEQIGRWAVEHGIWVVTDEIYEHLTYGETEFHSMPVVVPELADQCVVLNGVAKTYAMTGWRVGWMIGPADVIGAATNLQSHSTSNVCNVAQRAALQAVSGDLEAVGVMRATFDRRRLTIHRMLNEIPGVSCMEPEGAFYAFPSVVGLLGRSLAGHTPQTTLELADLVLSEAKVAFVPGEAFGAPGYARFSFALADDDMIEGVARIARLVAAG; this is translated from the coding sequence ATGACCAACTCCCGTGTGTCCGCGCTGATCGGCGGCATCGCACCCTCCGCCACCCTGGCCGTCGATGCCAAGGCCAAGGCGTTGCGTGCGTCCGGCGAATCGGTGATTGGTTTCGGCGCCGGCGAACCCGATTTCCCCACCCCCGAGGCCGTGGTACAGGTGGCGGTCGAAGCCGCCTCCGACCCTCGCTGGCATCACTACTCTCCGGTGGCGGGTCACCCGGATCTGCGCGAGGCGATCGCCCAAAAGACCGCCAGAGACTCCGGCTACGAGGTGAAGCCGAGTCAGGTGCTGGTCACCAACGGTGGCAAGCAGGCCGTCTATCAGACGCTGCTCACCCTCTTGGATCCGGGAGACGAGGCGATCATCCCGGCTCCGTACTGGACCACCTACCCCGAGCCGGTGCGGCTCGCCGGTGCCACCCCGGTCTACATCGAGACGACCGAGAGCACCGGGTTTCGGGTCACGGTCGAACAACTGGAGGCTGCCCGCACCGAGCGCACCAAGTTGCTGATCTTTGTGTCGCCATCCAACCCGACCGGCGCGGTCTACCCCCGCGAACAGATCGAGCAGATCGGCCGCTGGGCCGTGGAGCACGGCATCTGGGTGGTCACCGACGAGATCTACGAGCACCTCACCTATGGCGAAACCGAGTTTCACTCGATGCCGGTGGTGGTGCCCGAGTTGGCCGACCAATGCGTGGTGCTCAACGGGGTCGCCAAGACCTACGCCATGACGGGCTGGCGGGTGGGCTGGATGATTGGGCCGGCCGACGTCATCGGTGCTGCCACCAACCTGCAGAGCCACTCCACGTCCAACGTGTGCAACGTTGCCCAGAGGGCGGCGCTGCAGGCCGTCAGCGGTGACCTGGAGGCTGTTGGCGTCATGCGCGCCACCTTCGACCGGCGCCGACTCACCATCCACCGCATGCTGAATGAGATCCCGGGTGTCAGCTGCATGGAACCCGAGGGAGCGTTCTACGCATTCCCAAGTGTTGTCGGGTTGTTGGGGCGGTCGCTGGCCGGTCACACTCCACAGACCACCCTCGAACTGGCTGATCTGGTGTTGTCGGAGGCCAAGGTGGCGTTTGTGCCCGGTGAGGCCTTCGGTGCTCCCGGGTACGCTCGCTTCTCCTTTGCATTGGCCGACGATGACATGATCGAGGGGGTCGCACGCATCGCTCGTCTGGTAGCAGCCGGATGA
- a CDS encoding class I adenylate-forming enzyme family protein, whose amino-acid sequence MTHGVEQPGDGDPARNKVSTPTTTEIIAEVRSQLIGPGGAFEVVTEPVGGIGQPGPIDMLVYANRLAHLREVFAFAAAHGDATFIVYGERRITFSQFVADANRVAANLATLGVGHGDRVAVLSQNNPEWCLTFWATVNLGAILVGLNGWWNTDEILFGLSDSGAKILVADPKRLARVSGSLDGLPDLQQVVVIGARDPNDQSDSVPVRPFADLLAGEDPAPPATPLAEADPAVIFYTSGTTGRPKGAISTHRGMVANLQNTVFSLTANGMVLDRLGEPSSTAPGGPPTALFTSPLFHVSGCHSTLVVGLLGGLKLVMMEDRFTPEAALALIQDEQVTIWSTVPTMIWRTCEYPGRADYNTSSITSVAFGGSPSAAELQRMIRETFPNVRATSNAYGLTESSSVATLHLAGATLDRPDSVGLPMPVVELAIADADGSHLGPNVQGEVLIRGPIIMPGYWNRPDATATTLRDGWLHTGDLGHVDEDGYLFITDRAKDMIIRGGENVYCVEIEQRLVEHPQVADAAVVGVPHAELGEQVKAVVELVADADIDDAQLRSWVGDALATFKVPAIIERWPGKLPRNASGKLLKNVLRGSGPVSFAETM is encoded by the coding sequence ATGACACATGGAGTCGAGCAGCCAGGCGACGGGGACCCCGCTCGAAACAAGGTCTCGACCCCCACGACGACCGAGATCATCGCGGAGGTACGGTCCCAACTGATCGGTCCCGGCGGGGCCTTCGAGGTGGTCACCGAGCCGGTCGGGGGCATCGGTCAACCGGGCCCCATCGACATGCTGGTGTACGCCAATCGGCTCGCACATCTACGCGAGGTCTTTGCATTCGCCGCAGCACACGGCGACGCCACCTTCATCGTCTACGGCGAGCGACGCATCACGTTCTCCCAGTTCGTCGCCGATGCCAACCGGGTGGCAGCCAACCTGGCCACCCTCGGGGTGGGACACGGCGACCGGGTTGCCGTGCTCAGCCAAAACAACCCCGAGTGGTGCCTCACCTTCTGGGCCACGGTCAACCTCGGCGCGATCCTGGTGGGGCTCAACGGATGGTGGAACACCGACGAGATTCTCTTCGGTTTATCCGATAGCGGCGCCAAGATTTTGGTGGCGGACCCCAAACGGCTGGCCCGGGTGTCGGGCTCGCTCGACGGCCTGCCCGACCTGCAACAGGTGGTGGTGATCGGAGCGCGTGACCCAAACGACCAGAGCGACTCAGTGCCGGTTCGCCCATTTGCCGATCTGTTGGCAGGGGAGGATCCAGCACCTCCGGCCACACCATTGGCCGAAGCCGACCCCGCCGTCATCTTCTACACCTCGGGGACCACAGGCCGCCCCAAGGGTGCCATCTCGACACACCGCGGCATGGTGGCCAACCTGCAAAACACCGTGTTTTCATTGACCGCCAACGGCATGGTGCTCGATCGGCTTGGTGAACCCAGCTCGACCGCACCCGGCGGCCCCCCGACGGCACTCTTCACCTCTCCGTTGTTCCATGTGTCCGGCTGCCACTCCACCCTGGTGGTTGGTCTGCTCGGCGGGCTGAAACTGGTGATGATGGAGGATCGCTTCACCCCGGAGGCGGCGTTGGCCCTGATCCAGGACGAGCAGGTCACCATCTGGTCCACCGTCCCCACCATGATCTGGCGCACGTGTGAGTACCCGGGGCGAGCCGACTACAACACGTCATCGATCACCTCGGTGGCCTTTGGGGGTTCACCCTCGGCAGCTGAACTGCAGCGCATGATTCGGGAGACATTTCCCAATGTCCGGGCAACGTCCAATGCATACGGCCTGACTGAATCGTCGTCGGTGGCCACCCTGCATCTGGCCGGTGCAACGCTCGACCGTCCGGATTCGGTAGGCCTGCCCATGCCTGTGGTCGAGTTGGCTATTGCCGATGCCGACGGAAGTCACCTTGGACCGAACGTTCAGGGTGAGGTGCTGATCCGGGGGCCGATCATCATGCCCGGATACTGGAACCGCCCCGATGCCACAGCGACGACACTTCGGGATGGTTGGCTGCACACCGGCGACCTCGGACATGTGGATGAGGACGGCTACCTGTTCATCACCGACCGTGCCAAGGACATGATCATCCGAGGTGGTGAAAACGTGTATTGCGTGGAGATTGAACAGCGTCTGGTGGAGCACCCACAAGTGGCCGACGCCGCAGTGGTGGGGGTACCGCACGCCGAACTGGGCGAACAGGTGAAGGCGGTCGTCGAATTGGTCGCCGACGCCGACATCGACGACGCCCAGCTTCGGTCATGGGTGGGCGACGCACTCGCAACGTTCAAGGTGCCGGCGATCATCGAACGATGGCCGGGCAAGCTGCCGCGCAACGCCTCCGGCAAGCTGCTCAAGAACGTCCTACGCGGCTCCGGCCCGGTCAGCTTCGCCGAAACGATGTAA
- a CDS encoding alpha/beta fold hydrolase yields MGHTSRANPSRPLKFALTAALLIAATVATACQPAPTPGRDPVIVVAGTFSPGFANEVIANRLRKDGYNTTVFQLPTLGTQDIRATAQSLCKKIDAVRSSTGAAKVDLVGHSQGGLVARDCIKNYGGKTKVDKLVMLGAPNYGTALANLATAVTLGTCVNLTACKQMAVGSTYLNSLNAGPDVISPVKYVSIYSALDEVVFPTGNAALKDGATNVKVQSQCPVRTVGHLGLIADGTVYSGVADALANRAITLSCLAV; encoded by the coding sequence ATGGGCCACACCTCTCGTGCAAATCCGTCTCGTCCGCTCAAGTTCGCCCTCACGGCGGCGCTGCTGATCGCAGCGACCGTGGCCACCGCGTGTCAGCCGGCCCCCACACCCGGGCGCGATCCGGTGATCGTGGTCGCCGGAACCTTCTCCCCCGGGTTTGCCAACGAGGTGATCGCCAACCGGCTGCGCAAGGACGGCTACAACACGACCGTCTTCCAGCTGCCCACCCTGGGCACCCAGGACATCCGTGCCACCGCCCAGTCGCTCTGCAAGAAGATCGATGCGGTCAGGTCCAGCACCGGGGCCGCCAAGGTCGACCTGGTCGGCCACAGCCAAGGCGGCCTGGTGGCTCGGGACTGCATCAAGAACTACGGCGGAAAGACCAAGGTCGACAAGCTGGTCATGTTGGGTGCGCCCAACTACGGCACGGCACTGGCCAACCTGGCCACCGCCGTGACCTTGGGAACCTGTGTCAACCTCACCGCCTGCAAGCAGATGGCAGTGGGGTCGACCTACCTCAACTCGCTGAACGCCGGGCCTGACGTCATCTCCCCGGTCAAGTACGTCAGCATCTATTCCGCCCTCGACGAGGTCGTGTTCCCGACCGGCAACGCCGCGCTGAAGGACGGCGCCACCAACGTCAAGGTGCAGAGCCAATGCCCGGTGCGCACGGTCGGCCACCTTGGGCTCATCGCTGACGGCACGGTCTACTCAGGCGTGGCCGATGCCCTGGCCAACCGCGCAATCACCCTGAGCTGCCTGGCGGTCTGA
- a CDS encoding bifunctional o-acetylhomoserine/o-acetylserine sulfhydrylase, translating to MSDETTERPQGFETRQVHAGQVSDPTTGACATPIYQTTAFSFRDAAHGAALFSLAEMGNIYTRIMNPTQGVFEARVAALEGGVTTAVGLPGALAVASGMAAETCAIMTLAEAGSHIVTGSSLYGGTYNLFRHTLPKMGIEVTFVEDAADLEAWKAAVKPNTKAFYAETIGNPRNDILDISAVADVAHAAGVPLIVDNTVASPFLCRPLEHGADIVVHSATKFIGGHGTSIGGVIVDGGSFDFGDAERFPGFNDPDESYGGLTFWPSLGHGSFILKARLQWLRDTGAAISPFNAFLLLQGLETLSLRMERHVENAKAVVEFLDGHNQVESVNYAGLASSPWAAQAAKYVPAGAGSVPSFVIKGGRDAGERFANALELHEQLANLGDARSLVVHPGSTTHSQLNDEEQRSAGVEPGLVRLSVGIETIGDIIADLEVGFAAAKA from the coding sequence ATGAGCGACGAGACCACCGAGCGTCCCCAGGGCTTTGAGACCCGGCAGGTGCATGCCGGGCAAGTGAGCGATCCCACCACCGGCGCCTGTGCCACCCCGATCTATCAAACCACGGCTTTCAGCTTCCGAGACGCGGCCCACGGCGCAGCGCTGTTCTCGCTCGCGGAGATGGGCAACATCTACACGCGCATCATGAACCCCACGCAGGGGGTGTTCGAGGCTCGTGTGGCCGCACTCGAGGGCGGTGTTACCACGGCTGTCGGGCTGCCGGGCGCGCTGGCGGTGGCCAGCGGGATGGCGGCCGAGACGTGCGCAATCATGACCCTCGCCGAAGCCGGATCCCACATTGTCACCGGCTCATCGCTGTATGGCGGCACGTACAACCTGTTCCGGCACACGCTTCCCAAGATGGGCATCGAGGTCACCTTTGTTGAAGACGCCGCCGACTTGGAGGCGTGGAAGGCCGCGGTGAAGCCGAACACCAAGGCGTTCTACGCCGAGACGATCGGCAACCCACGCAACGACATCCTCGACATTTCGGCGGTGGCCGATGTGGCTCACGCTGCCGGCGTGCCGCTGATCGTCGACAACACGGTGGCCTCCCCGTTCCTGTGCCGCCCACTGGAGCACGGCGCCGACATCGTGGTGCACTCGGCCACCAAGTTCATCGGCGGCCACGGCACCTCGATCGGTGGCGTCATCGTCGATGGCGGCAGTTTCGACTTTGGCGACGCCGAAAGGTTCCCGGGCTTCAACGACCCGGACGAAAGCTACGGCGGCCTGACCTTCTGGCCGTCCTTGGGCCACGGCAGCTTCATCCTCAAGGCCCGCCTCCAGTGGCTCCGCGACACCGGTGCAGCGATCTCACCGTTCAACGCGTTCCTTCTGTTGCAGGGCCTCGAGACGCTGTCGCTGCGCATGGAGCGTCACGTGGAAAACGCCAAGGCGGTCGTGGAGTTCCTCGACGGTCACAATCAGGTTGAGTCGGTGAATTACGCCGGGCTGGCGTCGTCTCCGTGGGCCGCACAGGCGGCGAAGTACGTCCCGGCCGGTGCCGGCTCGGTGCCCAGCTTCGTGATCAAGGGTGGCCGGGATGCAGGGGAGCGCTTCGCGAACGCGCTGGAACTGCACGAGCAACTGGCCAACCTGGGCGACGCACGCTCGTTGGTGGTGCATCCCGGTTCCACCACCCACAGCCAGCTCAACGATGAGGAGCAGCGCTCTGCAGGCGTCGAGCCCGGCCTGGTGCGCCTGTCGGTCGGCATCGAGACCATCGGCGACATCATCGCCGACCTCGAGGTGGGCTTCGCCGCCGCGAAGGCCTAA